One segment of Methylotuvimicrobium sp. KM2 DNA contains the following:
- the ftsH gene encoding ATP-dependent zinc metalloprotease FtsH, whose product MDKQNSNNFLQILTGFLIQLLKSLKTMLTEFFRSLFKAEPEKEINAPEKPDKNDKLTRYLLIGLGVLMIFSIFNQANELQKDELPYNQFLELVKNNKIQRAVVTEKTITGLIKPDNPSDSPQHFMTIPLWDEHLAETLAEHDVDYIVRSGESWLGNILFNWIIPMLILVAIWSWLFRRMAGGGGAAGRGFLNIGNKIKIHPETQPKITFDDVAGSESAKQELKESIEFLKAPEKIQKLGGRMPKGALLVGPPGTGKTLLARAVSGEAGVPFFNISGSEFIELFVGVGAARVRDLFEQARQKAPCIIFIDELDAIGRSRGGPMVMGGHDEREQTLNQLLTEMDGFDPSSGVVVLAATNRPEILDKALLRAGRFDRQIIVDKPGLEDRIKILKLHTAKMQLASDVDLTVVGKRTPGLVGADLSNIANEAAILAARVNHDDVRMEDFEAAIDRILAGPEKKSRALGPEEKRRVAYHEAGHALVAKHVPTGQPIHKVSIIPRGVSALGFTLQLPVEEKFLSTDAELKDQIAILMGGRMAEAIALGNVSTGAQNDLEKASEIARAMVCYLGMSAKLGALTYGKRQQLQFLETEGTEYRNYSEETAKLIDAEVKALIDEGIERAMDILTAKRHILDRLADILQEQEVIHGEDIDALLS is encoded by the coding sequence ATGGACAAACAAAATTCGAATAATTTCCTGCAAATATTGACCGGGTTTCTGATTCAATTACTGAAATCGCTAAAAACGATGCTGACCGAATTTTTTCGGTCATTATTCAAGGCCGAGCCGGAAAAGGAAATCAACGCGCCGGAAAAGCCTGATAAGAACGATAAATTGACACGCTATTTGTTGATCGGCCTGGGGGTGTTAATGATTTTCTCAATCTTCAATCAGGCTAACGAACTGCAAAAAGACGAACTACCCTACAACCAATTTCTCGAATTGGTTAAGAATAACAAAATCCAACGTGCCGTGGTCACCGAAAAAACGATTACCGGCCTGATCAAACCTGACAACCCGTCCGATTCTCCGCAACACTTCATGACCATTCCTCTGTGGGATGAACATCTCGCCGAGACGCTCGCCGAACATGACGTCGACTACATCGTTAGAAGCGGAGAAAGTTGGCTTGGCAATATATTATTTAATTGGATCATTCCAATGCTGATCTTAGTCGCGATCTGGTCCTGGCTGTTTCGGCGCATGGCCGGCGGAGGGGGCGCGGCCGGTCGCGGCTTTTTGAATATCGGTAATAAAATCAAGATACATCCGGAAACGCAACCGAAAATTACCTTCGACGATGTTGCCGGTAGCGAGAGCGCGAAGCAAGAATTGAAGGAGTCGATCGAATTTCTTAAAGCTCCGGAAAAAATTCAAAAGCTCGGCGGCCGCATGCCGAAAGGTGCATTGCTGGTCGGTCCTCCCGGAACCGGTAAAACCTTGCTGGCAAGGGCGGTGTCGGGCGAAGCCGGCGTGCCGTTTTTCAACATCAGCGGCTCTGAATTTATCGAACTGTTCGTCGGCGTCGGTGCCGCTCGAGTTCGCGATCTGTTCGAACAGGCCCGCCAAAAAGCGCCCTGTATTATCTTTATCGACGAACTCGATGCGATTGGCCGCTCGCGCGGCGGGCCGATGGTGATGGGCGGACATGACGAACGCGAACAAACGCTCAATCAATTGTTGACCGAAATGGATGGTTTCGATCCGTCATCGGGGGTGGTCGTATTGGCCGCGACCAATCGTCCGGAAATTCTAGACAAAGCCTTGCTGCGCGCAGGGCGCTTCGATCGGCAGATTATTGTCGACAAACCGGGTCTCGAAGATCGCATTAAAATTCTCAAACTGCATACCGCTAAAATGCAGCTTGCTTCCGATGTCGATTTGACCGTCGTGGGTAAACGCACACCGGGGCTGGTCGGGGCCGATTTGTCGAATATCGCGAACGAAGCCGCGATTCTAGCCGCGCGCGTCAATCACGACGATGTTCGTATGGAAGACTTCGAAGCGGCGATCGACCGTATTTTGGCCGGCCCCGAGAAAAAATCTCGAGCGCTGGGCCCCGAGGAAAAACGCCGCGTTGCTTACCATGAGGCAGGCCATGCATTGGTCGCGAAGCATGTGCCTACCGGTCAGCCGATTCACAAGGTGTCGATCATTCCGCGCGGCGTTTCGGCTTTGGGTTTTACGTTGCAACTTCCGGTCGAGGAAAAATTTCTGTCCACCGATGCCGAACTTAAAGATCAAATTGCGATTTTGATGGGCGGGCGCATGGCGGAAGCGATCGCATTGGGCAATGTATCGACCGGCGCACAAAACGACTTGGAAAAAGCCAGTGAAATCGCTCGGGCCATGGTGTGTTATTTGGGCATGAGCGCCAAACTCGGCGCGTTGACTTACGGCAAGCGTCAACAACTGCAATTTCTCGAAACCGAAGGGACCGAATATCGCAATTACAGCGAGGAAACCGCTAAGCTGATCGATGCCGAAGTCAAGGCGCTGATCGATGAGGGAATCGAGCGCGCGATGGACATTTTGACAGCCAAACGACATATTCTGGACCGACTCGCCGACATTCTTCAGGAACAAGAAGTGATCCACGGTGAGGATATCGACGCGCTTTTGAGTTAA
- the mscL gene encoding large-conductance mechanosensitive channel protein MscL: MSILKEFKEFAVKGNVIDMAVGIIIGAAFGKIVSSFVGDIIMPPIGVLIGGVDFSDLAVVLKEATEGAEAVTLSYGKFIQTLIDFTIVAFAIFIAVKFINKLKRQEAPAPEVEPEPSKEEQLLTEIRDLLKERK; encoded by the coding sequence ATGAGTATTTTAAAAGAGTTCAAGGAATTCGCGGTCAAGGGCAATGTAATCGACATGGCGGTCGGTATTATTATCGGAGCGGCATTCGGTAAAATCGTTTCGTCATTTGTCGGTGACATTATCATGCCTCCAATCGGAGTTTTGATCGGGGGCGTTGATTTTTCCGATCTGGCTGTTGTGTTAAAGGAAGCCACGGAAGGTGCGGAAGCCGTCACATTAAGTTACGGTAAATTCATTCAAACATTGATCGACTTTACTATCGTCGCTTTTGCGATTTTCATTGCGGTTAAATTTATTAACAAGCTCAAGAGGCAAGAGGCGCCAGCGCCGGAAGTTGAGCCGGAACCTTCCAAAGAAGAACAACTATTAACCGAGATTAGGGATCTGCTCAAAGAGAGAAAATAA
- the yfbR gene encoding 5'-deoxynucleotidase produces the protein MSGFFATINRLKYIQRWGLKRNSINENVKEHSFDVCVIAHLLCTIKNELFGGAIDPGEVVLAALYHDAHESITGDLPTPIKKFNPGILNHYKDIESVASQALVDTLPDALKDDLYNYVTESCEESITELVKAADTISAYVKCVEETRAGNFEFKDAMDDIEIRLNKIDLPEVDYFREHFLPAVHLTVDQLYQGE, from the coding sequence ATGTCGGGATTTTTCGCCACCATCAACCGTTTGAAATATATTCAACGTTGGGGGCTTAAGCGTAATTCGATCAATGAAAACGTCAAGGAACATTCATTCGATGTCTGCGTGATAGCGCATTTATTATGCACCATCAAAAACGAGCTATTCGGCGGGGCGATCGACCCCGGCGAGGTCGTTTTGGCCGCGCTTTATCACGATGCGCACGAAAGCATTACCGGAGATCTGCCGACGCCGATCAAAAAATTCAATCCAGGGATATTAAATCATTATAAGGACATCGAGTCGGTCGCCTCGCAGGCCTTAGTCGATACCTTGCCCGATGCGTTAAAAGACGATCTGTATAACTATGTCACCGAGTCCTGCGAGGAGTCGATTACCGAATTGGTCAAGGCTGCCGATACGATCAGCGCCTATGTCAAATGCGTCGAAGAGACTCGGGCCGGCAATTTCGAGTTTAAGGATGCCATGGACGACATTGAAATACGACTCAACAAGATCGATTTACCGGAGGTCGATTATTTTCGGGAACATTTCCTTCCGGCCGTGCATTTAACGGTGGATCAGCTGTATCAAGGAGAATAA
- a CDS encoding NAD(P)/FAD-dependent oxidoreductase, producing MTDYDVIVIGSGIGGLTAAGLLAKSGKSVLVLESHDRPGGYAHGFRRKKYRFDSGVHLISGCGPDGYRGGQIIYKVLQALDVEHSIEFINIDPFSHARYPDLDTALPQSVEAFCDRLGRLFPEERQGLRDLTRLCLQVAEEITVADEIMASTNFAETQRLLPALCKYRKATLAEVARKFIANPKLLGLFASNWPYLGLPPSEVSFVYWSTMLIGYMVDGAYYCKGGFQHLADTLVDGLAQHGGEIRFKAPVDKILIENGRVAGVEVKNEMLAAPVVIANADIRHTVCDMIGEQHFPPRYIQRIKKMRHSLSIFAVYIATDIDLIAQKLAHESFCFQDFDHEKNFAATCNGEITWLSITAPTLVDPNLAPPGQHLLMLTTLLPYQATDSWQQAKPGYMDAMLKLAGKYIPGLEDHVLFIEGGSPATMRRYTQNFQGAAYGWDVSPSQVGPARLPNQSPLPGLYFAGHWTSPGGGVYGVSVSGVQAAQKVLGIRQQAEFWRYIETLGQT from the coding sequence GTGACGGACTATGATGTCATCGTGATCGGTAGCGGCATCGGCGGCTTGACTGCGGCCGGCTTGCTCGCGAAATCCGGTAAGTCGGTGTTGGTACTCGAAAGCCATGACCGGCCGGGTGGTTATGCGCACGGATTCAGGCGCAAAAAATACCGTTTCGATTCCGGCGTGCATTTGATCAGCGGCTGCGGCCCTGACGGTTACCGGGGCGGACAAATCATCTACAAGGTGTTACAGGCGCTCGATGTCGAACACAGTATCGAATTCATCAACATAGACCCATTCAGCCATGCCCGTTATCCGGATTTGGACACCGCTTTGCCGCAGTCGGTCGAGGCATTTTGCGATCGACTGGGACGGCTGTTTCCTGAAGAACGGCAGGGTCTGCGCGACTTGACCCGTTTATGTCTGCAGGTGGCCGAAGAAATCACCGTCGCCGATGAAATCATGGCCAGTACTAATTTTGCCGAGACGCAACGCTTGCTACCGGCCTTATGCAAATACCGCAAGGCAACCCTAGCCGAAGTGGCGCGGAAGTTCATCGCCAACCCGAAATTACTGGGGCTCTTCGCAAGCAATTGGCCTTATCTTGGCCTGCCGCCTTCGGAAGTCTCATTTGTCTATTGGTCCACGATGTTGATTGGCTATATGGTCGACGGCGCTTATTACTGCAAGGGCGGTTTCCAGCATTTGGCAGATACGCTGGTCGACGGTCTCGCACAGCACGGTGGCGAGATCCGCTTCAAAGCGCCAGTCGATAAAATTCTGATCGAAAACGGAAGGGTTGCCGGTGTCGAGGTAAAAAATGAAATGCTTGCCGCGCCGGTCGTGATCGCCAATGCCGACATACGGCATACGGTTTGCGATATGATCGGCGAACAGCATTTTCCGCCGCGTTATATTCAACGCATCAAAAAAATGCGGCATTCTTTGTCGATTTTCGCGGTCTATATCGCGACCGATATCGATCTCATCGCGCAGAAATTGGCTCACGAGTCGTTTTGTTTCCAAGACTTCGATCATGAGAAGAATTTTGCCGCGACCTGCAACGGCGAGATTACTTGGCTCAGTATCACCGCGCCGACGCTGGTCGACCCGAATCTGGCCCCGCCAGGTCAGCATCTTTTGATGCTGACGACCTTGCTGCCTTATCAAGCAACGGACTCTTGGCAACAGGCCAAGCCGGGCTATATGGATGCGATGCTGAAACTGGCCGGAAAGTATATCCCCGGGCTCGAGGATCATGTCTTGTTTATCGAAGGCGGGTCTCCGGCGACGATGCGCCGCTACACGCAAAATTTTCAAGGCGCGGCTTACGGCTGGGACGTGTCGCCGAGTCAAGTGGGACCTGCGCGCCTTCCCAATCAATCGCCGCTGCCGGGGCTCTATTTCGCCGGCCATTGGACTTCGCCGGGGGGCGGCGTATACGGCGTCAGCGTCTCCGGCGTACAGGCCGCACAAAAAGTGTTGGGAATTAGACAGCAGGCCGAATTCTGGCGATATATCGAAACGCTTGGGCAAACATAG
- a CDS encoding GxxExxY protein gives MKAFIYHFFITMKGMKIMKGREFSDVSTKVIGCAIEVHRTLGPGLLESTYLNCLAHELNINQIEFKTEYPLPVQYKGIHLDCGYKLDLLIENQIILELKSVDQLKSIHEAQLLTYMKLMNIKQGFLINFNVKLLKQGLRSFVL, from the coding sequence ATGAAAGCCTTCATTTATCATTTTTTCATCACCATGAAGGGTATGAAGATAATGAAGGGAAGAGAATTTAGTGATGTGTCGACTAAAGTCATTGGCTGTGCAATCGAAGTTCATAGAACTCTTGGCCCTGGCTTGTTGGAATCAACTTATCTAAATTGCCTTGCTCACGAACTCAATATCAATCAGATTGAGTTCAAAACGGAGTATCCTTTGCCAGTTCAATACAAAGGGATTCATTTGGATTGTGGTTATAAATTGGACCTATTGATTGAAAATCAAATCATTTTGGAATTAAAGAGCGTAGATCAATTGAAAAGTATTCATGAAGCGCAGCTTTTGACTTATATGAAATTGATGAATATCAAACAAGGTTTTTTAATCAACTTTAATGTCAAGCTTTTGAAGCAAGGGCTTAGAAGTTTTGTTTTATGA
- a CDS encoding acyl-CoA thioesterase has protein sequence MTKAIVSCEVEIEVPFFDVDLMEIVWHGHYLKYFEIARCALLDKIDYGYMQMRESGYAWPVVDVRVRYAKPAKFGQKIIVHAELTEWENRMKINYLILDKQTGARLTRGYTYQVAVEISGGEMCYESPPILFEKLELFAS, from the coding sequence ATGACTAAGGCCATCGTCTCCTGCGAAGTCGAAATCGAAGTGCCGTTTTTCGATGTCGACCTGATGGAAATCGTCTGGCACGGCCATTATCTGAAATATTTCGAAATCGCCCGCTGCGCACTGCTCGATAAGATCGATTACGGCTATATGCAAATGCGCGAATCCGGCTATGCCTGGCCGGTCGTCGACGTGCGCGTCCGCTATGCGAAACCGGCGAAGTTCGGTCAAAAAATCATCGTGCATGCCGAATTGACCGAATGGGAAAACCGCATGAAAATCAATTATCTGATTCTCGACAAACAAACCGGCGCGCGCTTGACGCGCGGCTATACCTACCAAGTCGCGGTCGAGATCTCCGGCGGCGAAATGTGCTACGAATCGCCGCCGATTTTGTTCGAAAAACTGGAGCTATTCGCATCATGA
- a CDS encoding aromatic amino acid ammonia-lyase, translated as MTKRTVIVDGQDLTIEDITALADRSHRVELSDEPAFVARIDKGAEFIETLLREEGFVYGVTTGYGDSCTVSIPLDKTFDLSRHLYTFHGCGLGAHFDEQQTRAIMAVRLNSLARGFSGVRYRLLQQIAELLKHDVLPLIPQEGSVGASGDLTPLSYLAAVLAGEREVIFRGEKQEAAKVLATLGIAPLTLKPKEGLAIMNGTAAMTAVACLAFQRAAYLSQLCTRITALASVALNGNAYHFDEKLFSVKPHAGQIKVAARIRDDLHVTEQTPRNDTRLQDRYSLRCAPHVIGVLEDALPWLRQFIENELNSANDNPIIDAEGEHVLHGGHFYGGHIAFAMDSLKTAVANLADLMDRQMAQLMDTKFNHGLPANLSGARGDEAMLNHGFKAVQIAVSAWTAEALKLTMPASVFSRSTECHNQDKVSMGTIAARDCVRIIELTEQVAAAVLIAVIQGVELRGGRPGLSAGLKHTLQQVRAEIGFLEADRALERELRLCLQLIRDRHWVLYD; from the coding sequence ATGACTAAACGGACCGTAATCGTCGACGGACAAGACTTGACGATCGAAGATATTACTGCGCTTGCGGATCGCTCGCATCGGGTCGAATTGAGCGATGAGCCGGCCTTCGTCGCGCGCATCGACAAGGGCGCCGAATTCATCGAAACGCTGCTGCGCGAAGAAGGCTTCGTCTACGGCGTCACGACCGGATACGGAGACTCTTGCACTGTGTCGATCCCGCTGGACAAGACCTTCGACTTGTCGCGGCATCTTTATACCTTCCACGGCTGCGGTCTCGGCGCGCATTTCGACGAACAACAAACCCGCGCGATCATGGCGGTGCGTTTGAACAGCCTTGCACGGGGTTTTTCCGGCGTACGTTACCGCTTGCTGCAACAGATCGCCGAATTACTGAAACACGATGTGCTGCCGTTGATTCCGCAGGAAGGTTCGGTCGGCGCCAGCGGCGACTTGACGCCATTGTCTTATCTAGCGGCGGTTCTGGCCGGTGAGCGCGAAGTAATCTTTCGCGGCGAGAAGCAGGAAGCCGCGAAAGTGCTGGCGACATTGGGCATCGCTCCGTTGACGCTGAAACCGAAGGAAGGCCTCGCGATCATGAACGGTACGGCGGCGATGACGGCGGTGGCCTGCCTGGCATTTCAACGCGCGGCCTATTTGTCGCAATTATGCACGCGCATCACCGCGCTGGCGTCGGTCGCGCTGAACGGCAACGCCTATCATTTCGACGAAAAGCTGTTCTCGGTCAAGCCGCATGCCGGGCAAATCAAGGTCGCGGCGCGTATTCGAGACGACTTGCATGTCACCGAACAGACGCCACGCAACGATACGCGCCTGCAGGACCGCTATTCGCTACGCTGCGCGCCGCATGTGATCGGCGTCTTGGAAGACGCGCTGCCGTGGCTAAGGCAATTTATCGAAAACGAATTGAACAGCGCGAACGACAACCCGATTATCGACGCCGAAGGCGAGCATGTCTTGCACGGCGGACATTTTTACGGCGGTCATATCGCGTTCGCGATGGACAGCTTAAAAACGGCGGTCGCGAATCTGGCCGACCTGATGGACCGGCAAATGGCGCAGTTGATGGACACCAAGTTCAACCACGGTTTGCCGGCCAATCTGTCCGGCGCGAGAGGCGACGAGGCGATGCTAAATCACGGTTTCAAAGCGGTCCAGATCGCCGTGTCGGCCTGGACCGCTGAGGCCTTGAAGCTGACGATGCCGGCCAGCGTGTTTTCGCGTTCGACCGAATGCCACAATCAGGACAAGGTCAGCATGGGCACGATTGCCGCGCGTGACTGCGTGCGCATCATCGAATTGACCGAGCAGGTCGCTGCGGCCGTTTTGATCGCCGTCATCCAGGGCGTCGAATTGCGTGGGGGACGGCCGGGTTTGAGCGCCGGTCTCAAGCATACGCTGCAACAAGTGAGGGCCGAGATCGGTTTTCTCGAAGCCGACCGAGCATTGGAACGGGAATTGCGCCTCTGTCTGCAATTGATCCGCGACCGGCATTGGGTTCTGTATGACTAA
- a CDS encoding Uma2 family endonuclease, translating into MPKITDLSQLDPEQTYSYADYLTWQIKETIELIKGKVMLMSPAPSVRHQRIERKLLVGIDLHLKNKRCEIFPAPFDVRLYDRNKSVLSSQEIFTVVQPDLCVICNPEILDKQGCNGAPDWIIEILSPGNSKREMQIKYQLYQECGVQEYWLVYPEQQAIHQFVLDAAGQYRLKAMFADKSASSYLFPDLSIDLIDLFASR; encoded by the coding sequence ATGCCTAAAATCACCGATTTGTCGCAACTCGACCCTGAGCAAACCTATAGCTATGCCGATTATTTAACCTGGCAAATCAAAGAAACCATTGAATTGATCAAAGGCAAGGTCATGTTGATGTCGCCCGCGCCGAGCGTCCGGCACCAACGTATTGAAAGAAAACTACTGGTCGGCATCGACCTCCATTTGAAAAATAAGCGATGCGAAATTTTTCCGGCACCTTTCGACGTGCGTTTATACGATAGAAATAAATCCGTGCTGAGTAGTCAGGAAATTTTTACCGTCGTACAACCGGATTTATGCGTCATTTGTAATCCTGAAATTTTGGATAAACAAGGCTGCAACGGCGCGCCGGATTGGATTATCGAAATTCTTTCTCCAGGCAATTCCAAGCGGGAGATGCAAATCAAATATCAGCTTTATCAAGAATGCGGCGTACAAGAATATTGGTTGGTTTACCCGGAACAACAAGCGATTCACCAGTTTGTTCTCGATGCTGCAGGGCAGTATCGGCTCAAGGCCATGTTTGCCGATAAGTCGGCATCATCTTATCTATTTCCCGACTTATCAATTGATTTAATTGATCTTTTTGCTAGCCGCTAA
- a CDS encoding glycosyltransferase family 2 protein codes for MKVCVIVPVYNHEDAVGMVVEQLKPYGLPCYLINDGSTPSCTSVLKQLAEREQDWVVLFERPENGGKGAAVIDGLRLAISDGFSHALQVDADGQHRLEDIERLLKAAERHPNRLILGKPRFDDTVPKGRLYGRQFTNLWIWINTLSLSIADGMCGFRCYPLAAVEPLLKSTRMGLRMDFDIEIAVRLYWQGVDVVNIDTDVQYPLDGVSHFDMLRDNLLISRKHAQLFFGMLIRLPRLLMRHWR; via the coding sequence ATGAAAGTTTGCGTCATTGTCCCGGTTTACAATCACGAAGACGCGGTCGGTATGGTTGTCGAACAATTGAAACCCTACGGCCTGCCTTGCTATCTGATCAACGACGGCAGCACGCCGTCCTGCACTTCGGTGTTGAAGCAATTGGCCGAACGTGAACAGGATTGGGTCGTATTATTCGAACGCCCAGAAAACGGCGGCAAAGGCGCGGCGGTCATCGACGGTTTGCGCCTGGCGATTTCCGATGGCTTTAGCCATGCGCTGCAGGTCGATGCCGACGGACAACACCGGCTCGAGGACATCGAACGTCTGCTTAAGGCGGCCGAACGACACCCAAACCGGCTGATTCTCGGCAAACCTCGTTTCGATGACACCGTGCCTAAGGGGCGCTTGTACGGGCGTCAATTCACGAACCTGTGGATTTGGATCAACACGCTGTCGCTTTCGATCGCCGACGGCATGTGCGGTTTTCGCTGCTATCCACTCGCGGCGGTCGAACCCTTGCTGAAATCGACCCGCATGGGCCTGCGCATGGACTTCGACATCGAAATCGCCGTGCGCCTTTATTGGCAGGGCGTCGATGTAGTCAATATCGATACGGACGTGCAGTATCCGCTGGACGGCGTTTCGCATTTCGACATGCTGCGCGACAACCTATTGATTTCGCGAAAGCATGCGCAATTGTTCTTCGGCATGCTCATCCGTCTGCCGCGCCTGTTGATGAGGCATTGGCGATGA
- a CDS encoding AMP-binding protein — MCAEPTPLSRCALPAHPERTLAVHAGQILDRRRFCADVAAAASALQCRTQAYYALYHEDAYLFAVLLFALWHSDKKVIIPGNNCPATADELAEQGYVLIGAWQGRESPLPSPSEANIEWHALSPADTQLTLFTSGSNGRPKVIVKTLLQLQREIDALEAQWGRLLGESAAAATVSHQHIYGLLFRLLWPLASGRCFHSQLFLSPEPMLKALAGQPAYWAASPAQLKRLDELTAWDQLAEFSAIFSSGGPLPPDAAAQIERHCGQRVIEVYGSSETGGIAWRCSVQDPRWTPFAGIELSRSENGRCLLTSPYLPDASAYPMDDRIVLHDDGRFSLLGRIDRIVKVEEKRLSLDALENALTQSDWVEQAHCLLLSNRRDRIAAAIVLTESGLEALRQQGRAAIFKSLRRQLQRAFESVVLPRKWLFFDALPMTRQGKIDHALLRQLFSLDSARYPQLLYCRIAINRAVLEFRIQPELVYFDGHFPGMPILPGVTQLAWAEHYGKLFFSIEQPFLTMEAVKFKKIILPDALIKMTLEWRTESGKLYFDLSSISESHSSGRMVYGARS, encoded by the coding sequence ATGTGCGCTGAACCGACTCCGCTGAGCCGCTGCGCATTACCCGCGCATCCCGAACGGACTCTCGCCGTGCATGCAGGTCAAATATTGGACCGGAGACGCTTTTGCGCCGATGTCGCGGCCGCCGCCTCGGCATTACAATGCCGGACGCAGGCTTACTATGCTCTCTATCATGAAGATGCCTATTTATTCGCGGTGCTGCTGTTTGCCTTGTGGCATTCAGACAAAAAAGTCATCATTCCCGGCAATAACTGCCCAGCGACCGCCGACGAGCTGGCCGAGCAAGGCTACGTGTTGATCGGTGCCTGGCAAGGGCGCGAATCGCCATTGCCGAGCCCTTCCGAAGCAAACATCGAATGGCATGCACTGAGCCCGGCCGATACGCAATTGACGCTTTTTACCTCCGGTTCGAACGGCAGACCTAAGGTCATCGTCAAGACCTTGCTGCAATTGCAACGCGAGATCGATGCCTTGGAAGCCCAGTGGGGCCGACTGTTGGGAGAGTCGGCGGCGGCCGCGACCGTCAGTCATCAGCATATTTACGGATTGTTGTTCAGGCTGCTATGGCCGCTGGCGTCGGGGCGCTGTTTTCATAGCCAGCTATTTTTGAGTCCCGAGCCGATGTTGAAAGCCTTGGCAGGCCAACCCGCCTATTGGGCCGCGAGCCCCGCGCAATTGAAAAGACTCGATGAGCTGACCGCATGGGATCAATTAGCCGAGTTCAGCGCTATTTTCAGTTCGGGCGGGCCGTTACCGCCGGACGCCGCAGCGCAAATCGAGCGGCACTGCGGACAGCGGGTCATCGAAGTCTACGGCAGTTCCGAAACCGGCGGCATTGCGTGGCGCTGCTCCGTTCAAGATCCGCGATGGACCCCCTTTGCCGGAATCGAACTAAGCCGGAGCGAAAATGGCCGCTGTTTGCTGACATCGCCGTACTTGCCAGACGCAAGCGCCTACCCGATGGATGACCGGATTGTGTTGCACGACGACGGACGCTTTAGCTTGCTGGGCCGGATCGACCGCATCGTCAAGGTGGAGGAAAAACGCTTGTCGTTGGATGCATTGGAAAACGCCTTGACTCAATCCGATTGGGTCGAGCAAGCGCACTGTTTGCTCCTTAGCAACAGGCGGGACCGTATTGCGGCCGCTATCGTGTTGACCGAAAGCGGCTTGGAGGCTCTACGCCAGCAAGGCCGAGCGGCTATATTCAAGTCATTGCGGCGGCAATTGCAACGGGCTTTCGAATCGGTGGTATTGCCGCGCAAATGGTTGTTCTTCGACGCCTTGCCGATGACACGACAAGGCAAAATTGATCATGCTTTACTTCGGCAATTGTTCTCGTTGGACTCGGCCCGCTATCCTCAATTGCTATACTGCCGAATCGCGATCAACCGCGCCGTACTGGAATTTCGCATTCAACCCGAACTGGTCTATTTCGACGGCCATTTCCCCGGCATGCCGATTCTGCCGGGCGTGACGCAATTGGCTTGGGCGGAACATTACGGCAAACTGTTTTTTTCGATCGAACAACCTTTTCTGACAATGGAAGCGGTTAAATTCAAAAAAATCATTCTACCGGATGCCTTGATCAAGATGACGCTGGAATGGCGAACCGAAAGCGGCAAGCTCTATTTCGATCTGAGTTCGATCAGCGAATCACACAGTTCCGGCCGTATGGTATACGGAGCACGCTCATGA
- a CDS encoding acyl carrier protein, which produces MNNRDDILQMIRDIMQEMFEIDADDVTPEARLYEDLDFDSIDAVDMIVKLKELTGKAVKPEDFKNARTVGDVVEAVDKLIHS; this is translated from the coding sequence ATGAACAATCGCGATGACATTCTGCAAATGATCAGGGACATCATGCAGGAGATGTTCGAGATAGACGCGGACGATGTGACGCCGGAAGCCCGTCTTTATGAAGACCTCGATTTCGACAGTATCGATGCGGTCGACATGATCGTCAAACTCAAGGAATTGACCGGCAAGGCCGTGAAGCCGGAAGATTTTAAGAACGCACGCACCGTAGGCGATGTCGTCGAAGCCGTCGATAAACTGATCCATAGCTGA
- a CDS encoding phosphopantetheine-binding protein — protein sequence MSSLENELKKLIIESLDLEDIGVDDIDSHEALFNDGLGLDSIDALELGLAIRKKYNIRIDSEKDDVVNIFASVAALAEFIDSEQRAA from the coding sequence ATGAGCAGTTTGGAAAATGAATTAAAAAAATTGATTATCGAGTCGCTCGATTTGGAGGATATCGGCGTTGACGATATCGATAGTCACGAAGCCTTGTTTAACGACGGTTTGGGGCTGGATTCGATCGACGCCTTGGAACTGGGCCTCGCGATCCGAAAAAAATACAATATCCGGATCGATTCGGAAAAAGACGACGTGGTAAATATTTTCGCCTCAGTCGCCGCGCTGGCTGAATTCATTGATTCCGAGCAGAGGGCAGCATGA